One Leptolyngbya ohadii IS1 genomic window carries:
- a CDS encoding glycosyltransferase has translation MKVLHVIPSLSPLRGGPSEAVVQMIRALRIQGIDAEIITTNDDGDEVLNVPLCQPIAYPEHSPVPVRFFPRFSPAIPAIREFAFSGTLAAWLCQNIAQYNLVHIHAIFSWASTIAMTIARLQRIPYIVRPLGQLCHWSLQQGQRKKQIYLSLIEQTNLNGARSIHFTSEQEQQEAAALGLKAPGFVLPHGLTIPSQQPDAKLYLRRSLNLPPDEPIIVFLSRLHPKKGLDYLIPALSHLQKRHSTSRFTFVLAGNASADYEAEVEQLLQTTGLSQRTQQLGFVTGEAKNFLLQGSDLFVLTSHSENFGIAVLEAMANGLPVLITPGVALAPLVERSHLGWVTPLEESRIATALEEFLSSSDRAVEMGERARTIVAQHYTWDAIGAQLIQQYQSILQSSLPTHKNQTLSNQGI, from the coding sequence ATGAAAGTTCTTCATGTCATTCCTTCTTTATCGCCGCTGCGGGGTGGACCCAGTGAAGCAGTTGTACAAATGATCAGGGCACTGCGAATTCAGGGAATTGATGCAGAGATTATCACAACCAATGATGATGGAGATGAGGTGCTGAATGTCCCGCTTTGTCAACCGATCGCCTATCCTGAACATTCTCCCGTTCCCGTTCGGTTCTTTCCTCGCTTCTCTCCAGCAATTCCAGCCATTCGAGAGTTTGCGTTCTCTGGCACTTTAGCCGCATGGCTCTGTCAAAATATTGCCCAGTATAATTTAGTTCATATTCACGCAATCTTCTCCTGGGCATCTACAATTGCAATGACGATCGCTCGCCTTCAGCGTATCCCCTACATTGTTCGTCCGTTGGGACAGCTCTGCCACTGGTCATTACAGCAGGGACAGCGCAAAAAACAGATTTATTTAAGCCTGATTGAACAGACGAACCTTAACGGGGCACGATCGATCCATTTCACCTCCGAGCAGGAACAGCAGGAAGCAGCAGCGCTGGGGTTAAAGGCTCCAGGGTTTGTTCTGCCGCACGGTCTAACGATTCCATCGCAGCAGCCTGACGCAAAGCTTTATCTGCGGCGATCGCTCAACCTGCCCCCTGATGAGCCAATTATTGTGTTTCTGTCGCGTCTGCACCCCAAAAAAGGACTGGATTATCTCATCCCTGCTCTCAGCCATTTGCAAAAGCGTCACTCTACAAGCCGATTCACTTTCGTTCTAGCGGGCAATGCATCTGCCGACTACGAAGCCGAAGTAGAACAACTGCTGCAAACCACCGGACTCAGCCAGCGAACCCAGCAATTGGGGTTTGTCACCGGGGAAGCGAAAAATTTTCTGCTCCAGGGATCGGATCTGTTTGTTCTTACCTCCCACTCCGAGAACTTCGGCATTGCGGTTTTGGAGGCTATGGCAAACGGTTTGCCCGTTCTAATTACCCCCGGTGTGGCACTGGCACCGCTCGTCGAACGATCGCATCTGGGCTGGGTCACACCCCTGGAGGAATCAAGGATTGCCACCGCACTGGAGGAATTTTTGAGCAGTTCCGATCGGGCAGTCGAAATGGGAGAACGCGCCCGCACGATCGTCGCTCAACACTATACCTGGGATGCGATCGGTGCTCAGCTGATTCAGCAGTATCAGTCCATCCTACAGTCCAGTTTACCCACCCACAAAAATCAGACCTTGAGCAATCAGGGCATCTGA
- a CDS encoding glycosyltransferase family 2 protein: MTNTVTRPIPRSITSLISPGINSSILPSVPAAVSSMLERITPVILTYNEAHNIDRTLKQLTWAKRIVVIDSGSTDETLEILGNYPQVEHFQRSFDNHANQWNYGLQQVQTEWVLSLDADYCVSDELIAEMAQLSPFSPVNAYYARFKYCVFGQPLQATLLPPRAVLFRRDRATYITDGHTQLLEISGSTETLCGYIHHDDRKSLSRWIWAQDRYAILEAKKLRSTSAEQLSFGDRLRQYKVIAPFMILFYCLILHRGILDGWAGWYYAFQRVLAEILLSLHLLRD; the protein is encoded by the coding sequence ATGACTAATACCGTTACTCGTCCTATTCCTCGCTCTATCACCTCTTTGATCAGCCCCGGCATCAATTCATCCATTCTCCCTTCTGTACCTGCGGCTGTCTCTTCAATGCTAGAAAGGATCACACCAGTCATCCTTACCTATAATGAAGCCCACAATATCGATCGCACCCTGAAGCAGCTCACCTGGGCAAAGCGAATTGTAGTTATTGACAGCGGCAGCACGGATGAAACGCTGGAGATCCTCGGAAACTACCCGCAGGTTGAGCATTTTCAGCGATCGTTCGATAACCACGCCAACCAGTGGAACTACGGGCTACAACAGGTGCAGACGGAATGGGTGCTTTCCCTGGATGCCGATTATTGCGTGAGCGACGAACTGATTGCTGAAATGGCACAGCTATCGCCCTTCTCCCCAGTTAACGCCTATTACGCTCGCTTCAAATACTGTGTTTTTGGGCAGCCGCTTCAGGCAACGCTATTGCCGCCCCGTGCCGTGCTGTTTCGACGCGATCGGGCAACCTACATTACCGATGGTCATACCCAGCTCCTGGAGATCAGCGGCTCTACCGAAACCCTTTGCGGCTATATCCATCACGACGATCGCAAAAGCCTGAGCCGATGGATCTGGGCACAGGATCGCTATGCCATTCTGGAAGCCAAAAAACTGCGGTCTACTTCCGCTGAACAGCTTAGCTTCGGCGATCGGCTGCGGCAGTATAAAGTGATTGCTCCCTTTATGATTCTGTTCTACTGCCTGATCCTGCATCGCGGCATTCTGGATGGGTGGGCGGGCTGGTACTATGCCTTTCAGCGCGTCCTGGCAGAAATCCTGCTGTCGCTTCATTTGCTGCGAGACTAG
- a CDS encoding IS5 family transposase, protein MEPQYRIRNWSEYNAGLKQRGSLTFWLEESVLEQWVIEELSGKPGASVFYSDLAIQTMATVKAVYRLAGRQCQGFLESIFQLMGIDLPVPDHSTLSRRLGHLSIELPVLPKEGARHVVVDSTGVKVYGEGEWKTRQHGVSKRRTWRKLHLGVDEATGEILAAVATTNDFHDGEVLNDVLEAIDEPIEQVSTDGAYDHRHCYDEIAAQGAKAVIPPRQDAVIWQHGNCKGNPHPRDENLRHIRKHGRKRWKQDSGYHRRSIAETTMFRLKTILGGNLSARKFDNQAVELFIKCAALNRMIQIAKPNSYKVEA, encoded by the coding sequence ATGGAACCTCAATACCGCATCCGCAACTGGTCTGAGTATAACGCTGGACTCAAGCAGAGGGGAAGCCTCACCTTCTGGCTTGAAGAATCTGTCCTAGAGCAGTGGGTCATCGAAGAGTTGAGTGGCAAACCAGGCGCGTCTGTCTTCTACAGTGACCTTGCCATTCAAACAATGGCGACCGTTAAAGCCGTCTATCGTCTTGCTGGACGGCAGTGCCAAGGCTTTCTCGAATCGATTTTCCAGTTGATGGGAATCGACCTACCGGTGCCAGACCACAGCACCCTGTCTCGGCGACTGGGTCACTTATCCATTGAATTACCCGTTTTGCCGAAAGAAGGCGCTCGCCATGTCGTGGTGGATTCAACGGGGGTGAAAGTGTATGGGGAAGGGGAATGGAAAACCCGTCAACACGGAGTGAGCAAGCGACGCACTTGGCGCAAGCTGCATCTAGGCGTGGATGAAGCAACCGGTGAAATCTTGGCAGCAGTGGCGACCACCAATGATTTCCATGATGGAGAAGTGCTCAACGATGTACTGGAAGCCATTGATGAGCCGATAGAACAAGTCTCAACTGATGGGGCATATGACCATCGTCATTGCTATGACGAGATTGCCGCCCAAGGAGCCAAAGCGGTGATTCCGCCGCGCCAGGATGCGGTGATTTGGCAGCATGGCAATTGCAAGGGCAATCCGCATCCGCGTGACGAGAACCTGCGCCATATCCGCAAGCATGGACGCAAGCGTTGGAAACAGGATTCGGGCTATCATCGTCGCTCAATTGCAGAAACCACAATGTTTCGGCTGAAGACCATTTTGGGTGGTAATCTGAGTGCGCGTAAATTTGACAACCAGGCGGTGGAACTGTTCATCAAATGTGCTGCACTGAACCGTATGATCCAGATCGCCAAGCCCAATAGCTACAAAGTTGAAGCTTAA
- a CDS encoding NACHT domain-containing protein produces MAKRSLKASEAGIKRAKQAFRYTGWTQEYLASAVGLETRQSIWKFFSGRPIERHVFIEICFQLNLDWEEIVAPPDLAELAEAEASDGSIDRAQELQPILQKVRDSILSQCDLLQVSLDTAYPLAVEQVYTQVQVLPTPSSQRWLEVSHLQAEAQRTPQGELDPHDRLLMGQQSNRLGILDLLSTHNRFVILGKPGAGKTTLLQHLAIQCVNGKIYSDRIPLFLSLRAFAAEARMKGNFNLEHQLREQWTAIGLTAPQMSDLLQNGRLLVLLDGLDEVPQQESSELSYQIQKFAETYPQVALVMTCRVAAQDYQFRGFTYGELADFDALQIAAVARKWFVAMSRGENAEAIGLAKAEQFLQHLERPENEPIREMVTTPLLLHLACLVFHERAMFPPRRAKLYQAGLDILLVRWDKVRGIQRDLGTDRLSLPETLNLLSQIAATLFEQGKSYFEKSELLPILTEFLQTLPQASTDPETLWLTSEAVLRSIALQSGLLVERARGIYSFSHLTFQEYLTARRITARCMKENTLPLEQLARHMTEQRWREVILLTLSLLPKANPLLKAMKQEVDRQLGEHEILQQAMQWVNQKAETAPRTYQAVAVKAFYLPLCCNQDISLALALDDRFAFDLEPPLGVDLAIARTYHQIQQMGAQPTYEQILNLWFALDFGRQFPQQAPLHAALEQLKAEFPSLGTDAVEWLLWWQNNRKEWIDQFEAQILRPHHLNFGWGLSPLEKKLLWEYYQSNRFLVNCLNSECSVDSVVRSQIEAALLSEPLAESSALLHEEGLRRVGTW; encoded by the coding sequence ATGGCAAAGCGATCTTTAAAGGCGTCCGAAGCGGGGATTAAACGGGCAAAGCAGGCATTTCGCTACACGGGCTGGACTCAGGAATATCTGGCAAGTGCCGTTGGCTTAGAAACACGCCAGTCGATCTGGAAATTCTTCTCCGGGAGACCGATCGAGCGTCATGTATTTATTGAAATTTGCTTTCAGCTGAATCTGGACTGGGAGGAAATTGTGGCTCCTCCCGATTTGGCAGAACTGGCAGAAGCAGAAGCATCAGACGGCAGTATTGACCGGGCACAGGAGCTACAGCCCATCCTGCAAAAGGTAAGGGACAGCATTTTGTCTCAGTGCGATTTGCTGCAAGTGAGCCTGGATACTGCCTATCCTCTAGCGGTGGAGCAGGTCTATACCCAGGTTCAGGTATTGCCGACGCCCAGCAGCCAGCGCTGGCTAGAAGTTTCCCATCTGCAAGCCGAGGCACAGCGAACTCCCCAGGGAGAACTCGATCCCCACGATCGCCTCCTGATGGGGCAACAGAGCAATCGGCTGGGAATCTTGGATCTCCTATCAACCCACAATCGATTTGTGATTCTGGGCAAACCGGGAGCTGGCAAAACAACGCTGCTCCAGCATCTCGCCATCCAGTGTGTCAACGGAAAAATTTATAGCGATCGGATTCCCCTCTTCCTATCCCTGAGAGCCTTTGCCGCAGAAGCCAGGATGAAAGGAAACTTTAACCTGGAACATCAGCTCAGAGAACAGTGGACGGCGATCGGGCTAACTGCGCCCCAGATGAGCGACCTGCTCCAGAACGGCAGACTGCTGGTTTTGCTCGATGGGCTGGACGAGGTGCCCCAGCAGGAAAGCAGCGAACTGTCCTATCAGATTCAGAAATTTGCCGAAACCTATCCTCAGGTTGCCCTTGTCATGACCTGCCGGGTAGCAGCGCAGGACTACCAGTTTCGCGGCTTTACCTATGGGGAGCTGGCGGACTTCGACGCATTGCAAATTGCAGCCGTTGCCCGTAAGTGGTTTGTTGCCATGAGCCGGGGGGAAAACGCAGAGGCGATCGGACTGGCAAAGGCAGAACAGTTTTTGCAGCACCTGGAGCGCCCCGAAAATGAGCCAATTCGGGAAATGGTGACAACGCCTCTCCTGCTCCATCTTGCCTGTCTGGTGTTCCACGAACGCGCCATGTTTCCTCCCAGGCGAGCCAAACTCTATCAGGCAGGACTGGATATTCTACTCGTCCGGTGGGACAAAGTGCGGGGCATTCAGCGAGACCTGGGAACCGATCGCCTCTCCCTACCCGAAACCCTGAATCTGCTGAGCCAGATTGCCGCAACGCTGTTTGAGCAGGGCAAGTCCTATTTTGAGAAAAGCGAACTGCTGCCCATCCTCACGGAGTTTTTGCAAACCCTGCCCCAGGCATCCACCGACCCGGAAACCCTGTGGCTCACCAGCGAAGCCGTGCTGCGATCGATCGCGCTTCAGTCGGGGCTTCTGGTGGAGCGGGCAAGGGGAATTTACTCCTTTTCCCATCTCACATTTCAGGAATACCTGACGGCACGCCGCATCACTGCCCGCTGCATGAAGGAAAACACGCTGCCCCTGGAACAGCTGGCGCGGCACATGACCGAGCAACGCTGGCGAGAAGTAATTTTGCTCACGCTTAGCCTGCTGCCCAAAGCCAATCCGCTCCTAAAGGCAATGAAGCAGGAGGTCGATCGCCAGCTGGGAGAACATGAAATTTTGCAGCAGGCAATGCAATGGGTTAATCAAAAAGCAGAAACCGCACCCAGAACCTATCAAGCCGTTGCGGTAAAAGCCTTTTATCTGCCGCTTTGCTGCAATCAGGACATTAGCCTGGCGCTGGCGCTGGATGACCGTTTTGCGTTTGACCTGGAACCTCCCCTGGGAGTCGATCTGGCAATTGCCCGCACCTATCATCAGATTCAGCAAATGGGAGCGCAGCCAACCTATGAGCAAATCCTCAACCTCTGGTTTGCGCTTGATTTTGGTCGTCAGTTTCCCCAGCAGGCTCCCCTCCACGCTGCCCTGGAACAGCTCAAGGCAGAATTTCCCAGCCTGGGAACCGATGCTGTGGAATGGCTTCTCTGGTGGCAGAACAATCGCAAAGAGTGGATTGACCAGTTTGAGGCACAAATTCTCCGACCTCACCATCTCAATTTTGGCTGGGGTCTAAGTCCGTTAGAGAAAAAACTCTTGTGGGAATACTATCAATCGAATCGGTTTTTAGTGAATTGCCTGAACAGCGAATGCTCTGTAGATTCTGTTGTTCGATCGCAGATTGAAGCAGCCCTGCTCTCAGAACCCTTAGCTGAGTCATCGGCGTTGTTGCATGAAGAGGGGTTGCGGAGGGTAGGCACATGGTAA
- a CDS encoding glycosyltransferase, protein MPNPPRIHLWTPGLFDFKGGIQTYSSFLLQALEQIDPSLQIDVFLLHDRDRKGSEAFRSRFHCTGHIPARLRIAAFAANAIVAAIQQRPDLIISTHLNFTIAADWVKRVAGIPYWSVAHGFEAWDVQRPNLRRSIACADQILAVSRYTRDRLLQEQSLYPGQVSLLPNTFAAERFQIAPKPVHLLHRYSLTADQPIILTVNRLAAGEAYHPYDRVLVALPQIRQVIPNAHYLIVGAGDDRPRLEQLIAASQLQSCVTLTGFVPDEKLPDYYSLCDVFAMPSKLEGFGIVFLEAMASGKPVLGSRCDGSTDALAQGKLGALVDPDDTEAIAQTLIQILRKSYAHPLMYQPEALRQAVIEAFGMEIFKQTLQQLLNSRFYSQVSPWFSKDISIKTFL, encoded by the coding sequence ATGCCAAACCCACCCCGAATCCACCTCTGGACACCAGGACTATTTGACTTTAAAGGCGGTATCCAGACCTACTCAAGCTTTCTGTTGCAGGCACTTGAGCAAATTGATCCGAGCCTCCAAATCGACGTTTTTTTACTGCACGATCGCGATCGCAAAGGGTCTGAGGCATTTCGCTCCCGATTCCACTGCACCGGACATATTCCTGCTCGTTTACGCATTGCTGCCTTTGCGGCAAACGCGATTGTCGCTGCCATCCAACAGCGTCCGGATCTGATTATCAGTACGCATCTTAATTTCACGATCGCAGCAGACTGGGTTAAACGAGTGGCGGGCATTCCCTATTGGAGCGTGGCACATGGATTTGAAGCCTGGGATGTGCAGCGTCCAAATCTGCGTCGATCGATTGCTTGTGCTGACCAAATTCTGGCAGTGAGCCGCTATACTCGCGATCGGCTATTACAGGAACAGTCTCTCTATCCAGGACAGGTTTCCCTGCTGCCTAACACCTTTGCTGCCGAGCGCTTTCAAATTGCCCCAAAGCCCGTACATCTACTGCATCGCTATAGTTTGACTGCGGATCAGCCCATTATCCTCACCGTGAATCGACTGGCAGCAGGGGAAGCCTATCATCCCTACGATCGCGTTCTGGTGGCTCTGCCCCAAATCCGTCAGGTGATTCCTAACGCCCATTACCTGATTGTCGGAGCAGGAGACGATCGTCCCAGACTGGAACAGCTCATTGCAGCATCCCAGCTTCAGTCCTGCGTGACCCTGACCGGATTTGTTCCCGATGAGAAATTGCCGGACTATTACAGCCTTTGTGATGTCTTCGCGATGCCGAGCAAACTAGAGGGATTTGGGATTGTGTTTTTAGAAGCAATGGCATCCGGCAAACCCGTTTTAGGGAGCCGCTGCGATGGTTCTACTGATGCCCTGGCACAGGGTAAATTGGGTGCCTTAGTCGATCCAGATGATACCGAGGCGATCGCCCAAACGCTGATCCAGATCCTTCGGAAATCCTATGCCCATCCGCTCATGTATCAGCCGGAGGCACTGCGGCAAGCCGTTATCGAAGCCTTTGGCATGGAAATATTCAAACAAACGCTGCAACAGCTGCTCAATTCCCGCTTCTATTCGCAGGTTTCCCCCTGGTTCAGCAAAGATATTTCTATAAAAACATTTTTATAA
- a CDS encoding PAS domain S-box protein, translating into MFPQELSPSSQSSAELLGRIPAIALRIHQPVELNQILNTTVAEVRQLLGCDRVVIYRFNPDWSGKVVVESINSKTTSILGQTIADPCLQSHWIEPYRQGRVRVIEDIYRSDLAPCHIEFLETLQVKANLVVPILENEGLLHEEAELLSSDRQKRLWGLLITHQCSRPRRWQKLEVAFLQQLAHHVATAIQRAELIEFSRQLTQSSVDGIFTFDHDCRYLSWNPAMEKLTGVKKAEAIGQRAFDLFPFLQKIGEDQYFFAALRGECVISIDRPYTIPTVGQQGYFEGRYSPLYSQSGEIVGGLCIMREMTARKQTEDALRESRQQFRQSFDNAAIGMSIMALEGQFLKANPALCQMFGYSERELQGLTFQELTHPDDLEIDLTYQNKLLSGELSHFHLEKRFVDRNGQIVWGLLTTSLVRDRQQRPLYCVSQVQEITQRKQAEELLKTTNAEMQAFFAAMNDLIFVFDREGYHLKVLAGTPDHLVAPPHECLGKKLADVLPPDLAKILVGYIQQALDTQTSLNVEYKISANGRELWSNASVSPIDANTVIWVARDITERKQAEKALQETTFRLGTIISSLQAGILVENETREIVLANQEFCRMLSLDEPPEVLLGHDCRETAHRAKHLFVDPDRFEQRVEEILSLQQPVVGEETVLVDGRTFERDYVPIFAGTQYCGHLWQYRDITERKQIQAQLEQAKENAEAANRAKSDFLAMMSHEIRTPMNAVIGMTGLLLDTPLSLPQADYVEAIRSSGNTLLNIINDILDFSKIESGQWQLEEQPFYLGSCIRESLDLLTPLASAKKISLSCHIETSVPDAVVGDVTRLRQILWNLLSNAVKFTHTGSITVLVQAESLASDLTPERSENPLENDSRSAPDQKPEYQIQFAVKDTGIGIPADRMDRLFKAFSQVDASTTRKYGGTGLGLVISKRLTEIMGGTMWVTSEVGKGSTFYFTIRAAAAAPPLEQPLSSIIPSINTEIEANPAALRILLVEDNTVNQKVALRMMERLGYRADVASNGLEAIAALRRQPYDVVLMDVQMPEMDGLEATRLIRREWLSPTQPWIIAMTAHARPSDREECLQAGMNRYISKPIDMAILKQALRECRPFQEIDPSESCEAKLDSAKFDSAKLDSAKLDGAKLDGAKSREATTPEAESPLDWEVVKELQRMAGDGADGMLSELIQMYLEDAPQRLQEIRTAIDCSDARALQQFSHALRSISVTVGAIRLGKLCEVLESNAKAQNLEGAASLAAQLAQEFLSVQAALQVLQLGKTIQ; encoded by the coding sequence ATGTTTCCTCAAGAGCTATCCCCTTCCTCTCAATCGTCGGCTGAACTGTTGGGACGAATTCCGGCGATCGCACTGCGGATTCATCAGCCCGTGGAGTTGAATCAAATTCTTAACACGACCGTTGCCGAAGTTCGGCAATTGCTGGGCTGCGATCGGGTGGTCATTTATCGGTTTAATCCAGACTGGAGCGGCAAAGTCGTGGTGGAATCCATCAATTCAAAAACCACCTCTATTCTGGGACAGACGATCGCCGATCCCTGCCTGCAAAGCCATTGGATTGAACCCTACCGCCAGGGTCGAGTTCGGGTGATTGAAGATATCTATCGCTCAGACTTGGCACCCTGCCACATTGAGTTTTTAGAGACTCTACAAGTCAAAGCCAATCTCGTCGTGCCCATTTTGGAGAACGAAGGCTTACTGCATGAAGAAGCAGAGCTGCTGTCTTCCGATCGCCAGAAACGCCTGTGGGGACTGCTGATTACGCACCAGTGTTCTAGACCTCGGCGATGGCAAAAGCTGGAGGTAGCTTTTTTGCAGCAGCTTGCCCATCATGTTGCAACTGCAATTCAAAGAGCAGAACTGATTGAATTCTCGCGACAGCTTACCCAGAGCAGTGTAGACGGTATTTTCACATTTGATCACGACTGCCGTTACCTTTCCTGGAATCCCGCGATGGAGAAGCTAACGGGGGTGAAAAAAGCAGAGGCGATCGGTCAGCGTGCCTTCGATCTCTTTCCCTTTTTACAGAAAATTGGCGAAGACCAGTACTTTTTTGCAGCGCTGCGAGGGGAATGTGTAATCTCCATCGATCGCCCCTACACCATCCCCACCGTGGGGCAGCAGGGCTATTTTGAAGGGCGCTATTCGCCCCTTTACAGTCAGTCAGGCGAAATTGTGGGGGGGCTGTGTATTATGCGGGAAATGACTGCCCGCAAACAAACAGAAGATGCGCTGAGGGAAAGCAGGCAGCAGTTTCGACAGTCGTTTGATAATGCTGCGATCGGCATGAGCATTATGGCACTGGAGGGGCAATTCCTGAAAGCCAATCCTGCGCTGTGTCAGATGTTTGGCTATAGCGAGCGCGAACTCCAGGGGCTAACCTTCCAGGAATTAACCCATCCTGATGATTTGGAAATCGATCTGACATATCAAAATAAACTTCTCTCAGGCGAGCTTTCCCACTTTCATCTGGAGAAGCGTTTTGTGGATCGGAACGGGCAAATTGTTTGGGGACTGCTGACCACTTCCCTGGTGCGCGATCGGCAGCAGCGTCCGCTGTACTGTGTTTCCCAGGTGCAGGAAATTACCCAGCGCAAACAGGCAGAAGAACTGCTGAAGACGACCAATGCTGAAATGCAGGCGTTTTTCGCAGCGATGAATGATTTGATTTTTGTGTTCGATCGGGAGGGCTATCATCTCAAGGTTTTAGCGGGGACGCCCGATCATTTGGTAGCTCCGCCTCACGAGTGTCTGGGGAAAAAACTTGCCGATGTACTGCCGCCAGACCTGGCTAAAATTCTGGTTGGGTACATTCAACAGGCACTCGATACCCAAACGTCACTCAACGTCGAGTACAAGATTAGTGCCAACGGACGAGAACTCTGGTCTAATGCAAGCGTTTCGCCGATCGACGCTAATACCGTGATTTGGGTGGCGCGGGACATCACCGAACGCAAGCAGGCAGAAAAAGCCCTGCAAGAAACCACTTTTCGTCTGGGGACGATTATTTCTAGTCTGCAAGCCGGAATTCTGGTTGAAAACGAAACCAGAGAGATTGTCCTCGCTAATCAGGAATTTTGCCGAATGCTGAGCCTGGATGAACCTCCAGAAGTTTTGCTCGGTCACGATTGCAGGGAGACAGCCCATCGCGCTAAACACTTATTTGTTGACCCAGACCGTTTTGAGCAGCGGGTCGAGGAAATTTTGAGTCTACAGCAGCCCGTGGTAGGAGAAGAAACCGTTCTGGTCGATGGACGGACGTTTGAGCGGGACTATGTTCCTATTTTCGCCGGAACCCAGTACTGCGGTCATCTGTGGCAGTATCGCGATATCACCGAACGCAAACAGATTCAGGCACAGCTAGAGCAGGCAAAGGAAAATGCAGAAGCCGCCAACCGGGCAAAGAGCGATTTTTTAGCCATGATGAGCCACGAAATCCGCACACCCATGAATGCCGTAATTGGCATGACTGGCTTACTGCTGGATACGCCGCTGAGCCTGCCCCAGGCGGACTATGTTGAGGCAATTCGCAGTAGCGGTAATACCCTGCTCAACATCATTAATGACATTCTAGACTTTTCCAAGATTGAGTCGGGTCAATGGCAACTGGAGGAGCAGCCCTTCTATCTTGGAAGCTGTATCCGCGAATCCCTGGATTTATTAACTCCCCTGGCATCTGCAAAGAAAATTTCGCTGTCCTGCCACATTGAAACCAGCGTCCCCGATGCCGTTGTAGGAGATGTCACTCGCCTCCGACAGATCCTCTGGAATTTGCTGAGCAATGCCGTCAAATTTACCCACACGGGCAGCATTACCGTTTTGGTTCAGGCAGAGTCCCTGGCGTCCGATCTAACCCCTGAGCGATCGGAAAACCCCTTAGAAAACGACAGCCGTTCTGCTCCTGATCAAAAACCTGAGTATCAGATTCAATTTGCGGTAAAGGATACGGGCATTGGCATTCCGGCAGACCGGATGGATCGGCTATTTAAGGCATTCAGCCAGGTTGATGCCTCCACGACGCGCAAGTATGGCGGCACGGGCTTGGGACTGGTGATTAGCAAACGGCTGACCGAAATCATGGGGGGCACCATGTGGGTTACGAGCGAGGTTGGCAAAGGCTCGACTTTCTATTTCACGATTCGAGCTGCCGCCGCCGCTCCTCCCCTGGAGCAACCCCTATCCTCAATCATTCCTTCGATTAATACAGAGATTGAAGCAAACCCGGCTGCACTCCGGATTCTTCTAGTAGAAGACAACACCGTTAACCAGAAAGTGGCGCTGCGAATGATGGAACGACTGGGGTATCGAGCAGATGTAGCAAGCAATGGGCTAGAAGCGATCGCCGCACTTCGTCGTCAGCCCTACGATGTGGTTTTGATGGACGTACAAATGCCTGAAATGGACGGTCTGGAGGCAACGCGCTTGATTCGTCGGGAGTGGCTTTCCCCCACCCAACCCTGGATTATTGCAATGACGGCTCATGCAAGACCCAGCGATCGGGAAGAATGTTTGCAGGCAGGGATGAACCGCTATATTAGTAAGCCGATCGACATGGCAATTCTAAAACAGGCGCTACGGGAATGCCGCCCATTTCAGGAAATAGACCCATCAGAATCCTGTGAAGCAAAGCTGGATAGCGCAAAATTCGATAGCGCAAAATTGGATAGCGCAAAGTTAGATGGTGCAAAGCTGGATGGCGCAAAATCGAGAGAGGCAACAACCCCTGAAGCAGAATCTCCGCTGGACTGGGAAGTTGTGAAAGAATTGCAGCGAATGGCGGGAGACGGGGCAGACGGTATGCTGAGCGAACTAATCCAGATGTATCTGGAGGATGCGCCGCAGCGGTTACAGGAAATTAGAACGGCGATCGATTGCAGTGATGCAAGGGCGCTACAGCAGTTTAGCCATGCCCTCCGATCGATCAGCGTGACGGTTGGTGCAATTCGACTCGGTAAACTTTGTGAGGTGTTGGAATCCAATGCGAAAGCGCAAAACCTCGAAGGCGCTGCCTCACTGGCTGCCCAACTCGCTCAGGAATTTCTCAGCGTGCAGGCTGCTTTGCAGGTACTTCAGTTAGGAAAAACCATTCAGTAG